A region of the Arthrobacter sp. FW306-07-I genome:
CCGCTCACGGGCATCCCGCAGGACAGCGGCCGACGCCGAGTTGCAGGCGATGGTGAGCAACTTGACGCCGGAGTCCACGAGTTCGTCCATCACACCCAGGGCGTTGGCCCGCACCTCTGCGATGGGCAGCGGCCCGTAAGGGCCGTGCGCAGTGTCCCCCACGTAGAGGATCGACTCGTTTGGAAGCTGGTCGATGATGGAGCGCGCCACGGTGAGGCCGCCAACGCCGGAATCGAAGACGCCGATGGGCCGGGCTTCGGGGGCGGCGGCCGGCAGGTCACTTGCGGCGGCCGCGGGCTGTGTTTCCGCCGACGGGTCCGCGCTCGAGGCTGTTGTCATGGTTATTCGAGGATAGGCGGTGCCGGAAGCGTCAGTCATCATCTTGTGTCCAGCGACTCGTGTCTGCTCTGTCACAAGGACGGCCTCCCCCTGGCCGCCGTCGCTCACCGGCGGGATTCCATCGATTGCAGCATGGCCTGGACCAGGGACTCCTGCAGCCAGGTGGTGAAGTTGTACACCAGCGCCAGGTAGCTCTCCACGTCCTCGGCCTGGGACCAGTCCTGCATGCGGTGGACGTGCTCGGCGTCGGCCTCATCCCTGATATCCAGCCGCTCTGCCAGCACAAGGCGGACGTCATTCAGCGCCATGGACCAGTGCCTTGCGCCCTCGGGCGTCAGCACGATCTCGTCCTTGTCCAGGTCCAGCGCCGCCGCACGCAGCGCCCCGATCTTTGTTTCCCGCAGTGAACGCTCGGTGAGCTGGCGGAACTCAAGGGACGCACCGCCGTCGTCCTTCACCACGTTGGGCAGCAGCCGCTTGACGGCACGGTCGGTGGGCTCCGCGACGTCCATGTCGAGTCCGATCAGGGCCGCCAGCGGGTCCTGCCCGGCACGGTCCTCCGGCTGGAGCATGGAAATGACATCGTCAATCAGGCTGCGCAGCAGGTCCCGTTCGGCCGGTTCCAGGTAACCGGTGATGCCTTTGAGTCCGTACTTGAATGCCTTAGCCACGCTTCCCCTTACCCTGGCCCGAACCGCCGGACCTGCCCGAGTTGCCGCCGGAGCCTCCGCTGGCCTTTTCCACCGTGGCCCAAAGCCCAAACCCGTGCATGGCCACGGCGTGGCGCTCCACCTGTTCCTTGCTGCCCGAGGCGACGATGGACCTGCCCTTCTTGTGGACCTCCATCATCAGCTTGTTCGCCTTGGTCTCCGAGTAGCCAAAGTAGCTTTGGAACACGTAGCTGACGTAGCTCATGAGATTGACGGGATCGTTCCAGATCACCAGGTTCCAGGGGATGTCCGGCGCGGTCAGGGAGTCGGTGGACTCTGCTGTGCCGGTCCGGATGCCCTCCTGTGTATCAGGGCCGGGCGCAACGCTTATGGTCATCTGTCCATTCTATGGGGCTGGCTACTAGAGTGACTTTCGTGAGCACCTCAGCCGGCTGGGACCATCCCCGCACGTCCTTTTACACCGACCACTATGAGCTGACCATGCTGCAGGCAGCCCTCCACTCGGGGGCCGCGCACCGCAGGTCCGTGTTCGAGGCTTTCGCGCGGCGGCTGCCCGACGGCCGGCGCTACGGCATCGTCGCCGGCACCGGGCGGCTCCTGGAGGGCATCGCCAACTTCCGGTTCGGCGAGGCCGAACTGGAATTCCTGGAGCGTACGCACGTGGTCAACCGGGAGACGCTGGACTACCTGGCCAACTACAAATTCTCCGGCGACATCTGGGGCTATGCCGAAGGCGACGCGTACTTCCCCAACTCCCCCATCCTGATCGTGGAGGCGTCATTCGCGGAGGCCTGCATGCTGGAGACCTACCTGCTGTCCGTACTCAACCACGACACCGCCATCGCCTCCGCCGCTTCGCGGATGGTGAGCGCGGCGGGTGGCCGGCCCTGCATCGAAATGGGTTCACGGCGCACCCATGAGGAAGCCGCCACCGCATCGGCGCGGGCCGCCATCATCGCGGGCTTTGACAGCACCTCCAACCTTGAGGCGGGCATCCGCTACGGCGTGAAGACCGTGGGCACCGCCGCCCACTCCTTCACCCTGCTGCACGATACCGAGCGGGAGGCGTTCGAGGCCCAGATTGCCTCGCTGGGCGAGGGAACGTCCCTCCTGGTGGACACGTACGACGTCGAAAAGGCAGTCCGCACGGCCGTTGACCTGGCAGGGCCGCGGCTGGGCGCCGTCCGGCTGGACTCGGGCGACCTGGTGGCCCAGGCGCAATGGGTGCGCCGACTGCTGGACGACCTCGGCAACGAGCACACCAAGATCGTGGTCACCTCCGACCTGGATGAGTACGCCATCGCGGCGCTGCAGTCAGCCCCCGTGGACTCCTATGGGGTAGGCACCTCGCTGGTGACCGGTTCGGGCGCCCCCACGGCCAGCATGGTCTACAAACTTGTCAGCCGCACGGACGATGACGGCAACTTCGTGTCCGTGGCCAAAGCGGCCAAGAACAAGGCAAGCGTGGGCGGGCGCAAGTACGCACTGCGGAAGTTGGACGAACGCGGCAGGGCCACCACCGAGGTGGTGGGCGTGGGCCACCGCCCGGAGGACGACGGCAACGACCGTCCACTGCTGCAGCAGTTCATGAAAAATGGCGAGCTGATTCCGGGCTGGACCGGGCACGAGGGCGTGCTCCGCGCGCGGCAGCGCCATGAGGACTCCATGGCGGAACTGCCGCCCGTGGTCAACCGCCTGCAGCGCGGCGAAGCCGCAATTCCCACTCTCTATGAAGACAACTGAGGAGCACTGATGGCCCGCGCTTTGATCATCGTGGATGTCCAGAACGATTTCTGCGAGGGTGGCTCGCTCGCTGTTCCGGGTGGGGCGGCCGTCGCCGGGGCCATCAGCGAGTACCTGGACTCCCACCACAGGGAATTCGACTATGTGGTGGCCACCCAGGACTGGCACATTGATCCCGGCAGCCACTTCTCGGAGACGCCGGACTACAAGGACAGCTGGCCACGGCACTGCGTGGCAGGCAGCCGCGGAGCGGAGCTCCACCCGGACCTGGACACCGAATATGTGGACGCGTACTTCCGGAAAGGCCAGTTCGCTGCCGCCTACTCAGGATTCGAGGGCCTGCTGGCTCCGGAAGACGCCGTCCCCACCGGGGAGCGCAAGGCCGGTGGCGCCGCTGACATGGACGCGGAGTCGCTGGAGCCGGATGACGACGCCGTCGGCCTTGATGACTGGCTCCAGAGCCACGACGTGGAGGACCTGGTGGTGGTTGGCATCGCCACCGACTACTGCGTCAAGGCCACCGCCCTTGACGCCGTCCAGGCAGGCTACGGCGTCACGGTGGTGCGGTCGCTGACCGCCGGCATCGCCGAGGACCTGGAGGACACCGTTGCCGAACTGGAACTCGGCGGGGCCGATATCGCCTGAGCCGCTACTTGCGGCCCACGAACCAGTCCTGAAGCTTGCGCAGCCGGGACTTCAGCTGTTCCTCGTTGGCCTGGGCCACGGGAGGGCCGCCGCAAACGGTCCGTAGCTTGGTATGCACCACGCCGTGTGGCGTTCCGGTCCGGGCAGACCAGGCGGCCACGTTCTTGGCCAACTCGTTGCGCAGGTCCATCAGCATCCTGTGGTCAGGCACGGCCGGCACCGAACTCTCGGCGGCCGCGGCAGGAGCCTTCCGGTTCCTCCGGTTCAACTGCTCGTGCTGGCGTTGGCGCAGGAGCATCCCCACCTGCTCCGCGTCCAGGAGCCCCGGGATGCCCAGGAAGTCCATCTCGTCGTCGGACCCCACCTCGCCGCCGGTGCCAAACTCGCCGCCGTCGAACAGGACCCGGTCAAAGGAGGCCTGCGAGTCGAGCGCCTCGAACTTGCCCTTGGTCAGGCTGTCCGAGGCCTTCTCCTCCCGGTTGGCCTCGTCCATCAGCGAATCTTCCGGGTTGAACAGGCCGTCGCCGTCCTCCTTTTCCGGCCGGTCCAGCGCGTGGTCCCGCTCCATCTCCATGGAGTTGGCCAGCGCCATAAGCTGCGGGACAGAAGGCAGGAAGACCGACGCCGTCTCGCCCCTTTTGCGGGCACGCACGAAGCGGCCCACGGCCTGGGCGAAGAACAGCGGAGTGGACGTCGAGGTGGCGTAAACACCGACAGAGAGCCGGGGCACATCAACGCCTTCGGACACCATGCGCACGGCCACCATCCAGCGCTTGTCGCCGGCGGAAAATTCCTCGATCTTGCTGGACGCCTTGGCGTCGTCGGAGAGGATGACGGTGGGTGATTCGCCGGTGATCCTTTTCAGCTGCCCGGCATAGGCGCGGGCGTCCTCGTGGTCGGTGGCGATGACCAGGCCGCCGGCGTCGGGCACGGTACGTCGTACCTCGCTGAGCCGTTTGTCGGCGCCGGCCAGGACGGCGGGAATCCACTCCCCCGCGGGGTTCAGCGCCGTCCGCCAGGCATGGGACGTGATGTCCTTGGTTACCGCCGCCTCGCCAAGCGACGCCGCCATCTCCTCGCCGGCGCTGGTGCGCCAGCGCATCTGGCCCGAGTAGGCCATGAACATCACAGGACGCACCACGTGGTCCCGGAGGGCGTTGCCGTAACCATAGGTGTAGTCGGCCTTGGAGCGCCGGATGCCGTCCCGGTCCTCCGCATACTCCACGAACGGGATGGGCGAGGTGTCCGAGCGGAACGGCGTACCGGTCAGGGACAGCCGGCGCACGGCGGGATCGAACGCTTCGCGCAGTCCGTCACCCCAGGACAGAGCTTCGCCGCCATGGTGGATCTCGTCCAGGATCACCAGGGTGCGGGCAGCCTCTGTCTTGGCGCGGTGCAGCATTGGCTTGCTGGCTACCTGGGCATAGGTGACGGCGACGCCGATGAAGCCACGGCCGTGCTGGCCGTCGGAGTTCTTGAAGTTGGGGTCGATGGCGATACCCACCTTGGCGGCCGCGTCGGCCCACTGGCGCTTCAGGTGGTCCGTGGGCGCAACGATGGTCACGCGGTTCACGGCACCCGAATCGATCAGGGTGGAAGCGATCCGCAGCGCAAAGGTGGTTTTACCGGCACCGGGGGTTGCCACCGCGAGGAAGTCTCGGGGACTGTTCTTCAGGTAGACATCGAGGGCTTCCTGCTGCCAGGCACGGAGTTTCGGGGCGGTTCCCCAGGCTGCACGTTCCGGGTAGGCCGGAGGCAGGGTGGGGCCGCCAAAGAGCGTCTCCGTCACTACTTGTCGTTGCCCGAGCCGCCCGGACCCTTTCCGCCGTCGTTGCCCGGCCGGAGGCCTTCATAGACTTCCTTGCACTCGGGGCAGACCGGGAACTTCTTCGGGTCCCGGCCCGGGGTCCAAACCTTGCCGCACAGCGCAATGACAGGTTCCCCGGTCATGGCGGACTCCATGATCTTTTCCTTCCGCACATAGTGTGCGAAGCGCTCCCGGTCGCCCGGCTCCACTTCCTGGCGCAGTTCCTCGCGCTCAATGGTGGCCGTGGACGTTCCAGCCCCGGAAAGCTCGCGCATCGGGTCGTTTTCGAGAGGGTCCGTCATGCTAGTCATGCCATCCATCTTAGCCGTTCCGTCGGCCGGACGTTCGACGGCGGCACGCCCGCAGCGGGGTCCGGCACCGGCCGCCGCCGTACTTTTTGCTCCCTGGCGGCGCACCCGCAGGCGTTGCTACAGTCCCTGCCAGGCGGGCTTGTTTTCGTAGGTGTGGCGGTAGAAATCCGCCAGTTTCAAGGCCGAGGCAGCGGCTTCGTCCAACAGGACCGTGGCATGCGGATGGAACTGGAGCACGGATGCCGGGCAGATGGCAGCCACCGGCCCCTCCACGAAGTCGCGGACGGCCTGGGCCTTCTGCGCGCCGGTGGCCACGAGGACCACGTGGCGCGCCGCCATGATGGTGGCCAGGCCCTGGGTGATGACGTGGTGGGGCACTTCGGCAAGGCTGTTGAAGAACCGGGCGTTGTCCCGGCGTGTCTGCTCGATCAGGCTTTTGATCCGCGTCCGGGAGGCGAAGGAAGAGGCCGGTTCGTTGAAGCCGATGTGCCCGTCGGTGCCCACGCCGAGCAACTGCAGGTCCACTCCGCCTGCCGCGATGATGGCCTGTTCATAGGCTTCGCAGGCAGCGGGGATGTCGGCCGCGGTTCCGTCGGGGCCATGGACGTTCTCCGGCGCGATATTCACCCGGTTGGTGAATTCCCGGCGGACCACCTCGCGGTAGGACTCGGGGTGGCCGGCGGGCAGGCCCACGTACTCGTCCAGCGCATATGCCGAGGCCCTGCTGAAGTCCAGGCCCTGGTCATGCCGCGCCGCGAGCTCGTTGTAGACGGGCAGCGGTGACGAGCCCGTGGCCAGGCCCAGGACAGCGTCGGGTTTTCTCCGGATCAGCTGTTCAATGGCGTCGGCAGCGAGCTTTCCGATCTGCCTGCTGCCGCCAAGGATCACAATCTCCATGGTGTTCCTTTCCTTGAAGTCAGCGGTTGACGGTGACTTGTGCCAGAAGCTCGGGTCCGCGCGCGTCCAGCCACTTGCCGCCCAGCCGGACACCGGCCAGGAAGAGGACCAGGCCCAGGACGATGCCTGCCGCCAGGGTGAGCCAGCCGAACAGGATGTTCCCGGTCACAGCGTTTGCCACCAGCAGCGCGGCCTCGGGCAGGACCAAAACGATCAGGACCAGCATGCCGACGAACTGCACGGCCATGGTCTGCCCCACGTTTCCGGGAGGCTTCTTGAACGGGCTGTCCCCGGGCAGCGGGACGATGACTGCATAACGGGCAGAGACCACCGAGGACAGGCCCAGGCCGGTGAAGAGGATGCCCAGGCTGAGCCCCAGCTGCCCGGGCAACGCCGCCCAATTGCCGGTGAACGCCGCGTAGCCCACCGAGAACACCAACACCACCGGCAGGGCGAACGCCAGGCACGCCAATGCCCTGCCCAGCCTGTCGGCCACGCCGCGGACGCCAGTGGCCAGGTGCAGCGCGAAAGCGGTGTTGTCGTAGGAGACGTCGGCTGAGATTGACCAGGCCAGGATGAAGGCGGCCAGCGGCGCCAGGAAGGCCAGGCTGCCGTAGCTTCCGGTTTGTGTCCCTTGGAACGCCAGCACCACGGGAAGCAGCGGGATTACCACCAGGGAACCTGAGTAGCGCGGGTCCCGGAACCAGTAGGTGAGCGACCTTGCCATCACGGCACCGGCAGGGGTGGCAGGCAGCACACCGAACAGCCCCAGCCTGCCGCTCCTGCGCTTCCCTGCACCGGCATAGGGCGGGGTGACCAGGGCGCGCTCAAGCAGCAGCTTCCAGCACCAGGCGAGGGCACCCAGGACAGCCACCGAAAGCAGCAGTTTCACCCCGGCCTCAGCGGGCCGGGCCGACGCAATATCACCGCCGAGCGCCCACGGGGCGCCCAGCGGCGTCCAGGACAGGGTCCGGGCGAACTCCGGCAGGAACCCCGTGGATGCGGAGATGCCGCGCCCGACGCCGGCCACGATGGGGCCCAGCAGGACCAGGGGCACCATGAACGCGATGGCGCTGATGTCCTTGAACCGGCGGGAAGCAGCCAGGCTTGCCGTAGCTGTGGTCACCACCTTGGCGAGGACCACGCAGGTCATGACGCCAAGGCATGCGCCGAGCAGGGCTGCGAGCGCGGGCAGCACCCCGCGGGACCAGGTGACCACGGTGGACAAGGCCACGA
Encoded here:
- a CDS encoding DUF2017 domain-containing protein; amino-acid sequence: MAKAFKYGLKGITGYLEPAERDLLRSLIDDVISMLQPEDRAGQDPLAALIGLDMDVAEPTDRAVKRLLPNVVKDDGGASLEFRQLTERSLRETKIGALRAAALDLDKDEIVLTPEGARHWSMALNDVRLVLAERLDIRDEADAEHVHRMQDWSQAEDVESYLALVYNFTTWLQESLVQAMLQSMESRR
- the clpS gene encoding ATP-dependent Clp protease adapter ClpS gives rise to the protein MTISVAPGPDTQEGIRTGTAESTDSLTAPDIPWNLVIWNDPVNLMSYVSYVFQSYFGYSETKANKLMMEVHKKGRSIVASGSKEQVERHAVAMHGFGLWATVEKASGGSGGNSGRSGGSGQGKGKRG
- a CDS encoding nicotinate phosphoribosyltransferase; protein product: MSTSAGWDHPRTSFYTDHYELTMLQAALHSGAAHRRSVFEAFARRLPDGRRYGIVAGTGRLLEGIANFRFGEAELEFLERTHVVNRETLDYLANYKFSGDIWGYAEGDAYFPNSPILIVEASFAEACMLETYLLSVLNHDTAIASAASRMVSAAGGRPCIEMGSRRTHEEAATASARAAIIAGFDSTSNLEAGIRYGVKTVGTAAHSFTLLHDTEREAFEAQIASLGEGTSLLVDTYDVEKAVRTAVDLAGPRLGAVRLDSGDLVAQAQWVRRLLDDLGNEHTKIVVTSDLDEYAIAALQSAPVDSYGVGTSLVTGSGAPTASMVYKLVSRTDDDGNFVSVAKAAKNKASVGGRKYALRKLDERGRATTEVVGVGHRPEDDGNDRPLLQQFMKNGELIPGWTGHEGVLRARQRHEDSMAELPPVVNRLQRGEAAIPTLYEDN
- a CDS encoding isochorismatase family protein, with translation MARALIIVDVQNDFCEGGSLAVPGGAAVAGAISEYLDSHHREFDYVVATQDWHIDPGSHFSETPDYKDSWPRHCVAGSRGAELHPDLDTEYVDAYFRKGQFAAAYSGFEGLLAPEDAVPTGERKAGGAADMDAESLEPDDDAVGLDDWLQSHDVEDLVVVGIATDYCVKATALDAVQAGYGVTVVRSLTAGIAEDLEDTVAELELGGADIA
- a CDS encoding DEAD/DEAH box helicase — translated: MTETLFGGPTLPPAYPERAAWGTAPKLRAWQQEALDVYLKNSPRDFLAVATPGAGKTTFALRIASTLIDSGAVNRVTIVAPTDHLKRQWADAAAKVGIAIDPNFKNSDGQHGRGFIGVAVTYAQVASKPMLHRAKTEAARTLVILDEIHHGGEALSWGDGLREAFDPAVRRLSLTGTPFRSDTSPIPFVEYAEDRDGIRRSKADYTYGYGNALRDHVVRPVMFMAYSGQMRWRTSAGEEMAASLGEAAVTKDITSHAWRTALNPAGEWIPAVLAGADKRLSEVRRTVPDAGGLVIATDHEDARAYAGQLKRITGESPTVILSDDAKASSKIEEFSAGDKRWMVAVRMVSEGVDVPRLSVGVYATSTSTPLFFAQAVGRFVRARKRGETASVFLPSVPQLMALANSMEMERDHALDRPEKEDGDGLFNPEDSLMDEANREEKASDSLTKGKFEALDSQASFDRVLFDGGEFGTGGEVGSDDEMDFLGIPGLLDAEQVGMLLRQRQHEQLNRRNRKAPAAAAESSVPAVPDHRMLMDLRNELAKNVAAWSARTGTPHGVVHTKLRTVCGGPPVAQANEEQLKSRLRKLQDWFVGRK
- a CDS encoding DUF3039 domain-containing protein, translating into MDGMTSMTDPLENDPMRELSGAGTSTATIEREELRQEVEPGDRERFAHYVRKEKIMESAMTGEPVIALCGKVWTPGRDPKKFPVCPECKEVYEGLRPGNDGGKGPGGSGNDK
- the nagB gene encoding glucosamine-6-phosphate deaminase, with amino-acid sequence MEIVILGGSRQIGKLAADAIEQLIRRKPDAVLGLATGSSPLPVYNELAARHDQGLDFSRASAYALDEYVGLPAGHPESYREVVRREFTNRVNIAPENVHGPDGTAADIPAACEAYEQAIIAAGGVDLQLLGVGTDGHIGFNEPASSFASRTRIKSLIEQTRRDNARFFNSLAEVPHHVITQGLATIMAARHVVLVATGAQKAQAVRDFVEGPVAAICPASVLQFHPHATVLLDEAAASALKLADFYRHTYENKPAWQGL
- a CDS encoding transporter, producing the protein MVAHLLRLKLTLLRNGLRRSPWQLVGMAIAGLYALGVVATLVLALILLRGAGPATAHTAVVLGGSAAVLGWGVVPVVASATDMTLDPARFTTFAIPMKQLLAGLALGGLIGIPGLATAVVALSTVVTWSRGVLPALAALLGACLGVMTCVVLAKVVTTATASLAASRRFKDISAIAFMVPLVLLGPIVAGVGRGISASTGFLPEFARTLSWTPLGAPWALGGDIASARPAEAGVKLLLSVAVLGALAWCWKLLLERALVTPPYAGAGKRRSGRLGLFGVLPATPAGAVMARSLTYWFRDPRYSGSLVVIPLLPVVLAFQGTQTGSYGSLAFLAPLAAFILAWSISADVSYDNTAFALHLATGVRGVADRLGRALACLAFALPVVLVFSVGYAAFTGNWAALPGQLGLSLGILFTGLGLSSVVSARYAVIVPLPGDSPFKKPPGNVGQTMAVQFVGMLVLIVLVLPEAALLVANAVTGNILFGWLTLAAGIVLGLVLFLAGVRLGGKWLDARGPELLAQVTVNR